A stretch of DNA from Ignavibacteriota bacterium:
ATTTGAACACGCAACCAATCGGCACAGATAAAAACGGTAACTCGGTCTATCTCAAAGAACTATGGCCCACACCTGAAGAGATAGAACGCGCTGTTGCTTCGTCGGTTCAATCTTCGATGTTCAAACGTGTGTACTCAAATGTGTTTGAAGGAGACAAACATTGGAGTGAGTTGCCTGTGCCGAACGGTTCACGATTCGAATGGGACGATATTTCCACGTACATCAAAGCCGCGCCGTACTTTGAGAACTTACCGAAAGAACCATCGCCTTTGAAAGATATTTCCGGAGCGAAAGTTCTTGCGTTGCTTGGCGATTCCATCACGACCGACCATATTTCTCCTGCGGGAAATATCGCAAAGACAAGTCCTGCGGCTAAATATCTGACAGGAAATAATGTTCAGCCGAAGGACTTCAATCAATACGGAGCAAGGCGCGGCAACCACGAAGTGATGATGCGAGGAACGTTTGCAAACATCCGCTTGCGAAACATGCTCGCCCCGGGAACGGAAGGAGGTTGGACGGTTCATCATTCATCGAAAGAACCGCTTCCGATTTTTGATGCGTCGGAGTTGTACAAGAAGGAAGGAACGCCGTTGCTTGTGCTTTCAGGGAAAGAATATGGCTCAGGTTCTTCTCGTGATTGGGCGGCGAAAGGTCCTGCATTGCTTGGTGTGAAGGCAGTCATTGCAGAAAGCTATGAGCGCATTCATCGAAGTAATCTTGTCGGGATGGGTGTTCTTCCGTTACAGTTTGAAGAAGGACAAAACTACAAGACACTTGCCTTGACCGGATTTGAAACCTTTGAGATTCAAGGAATTGCGGAGAACATGCATGCAGGAAAGAAACTCACGGTGAAAGCAAGTAGCCAAGATGGAAAGGTAATTTCCTTTACCGCTCTCTGCCGGATTGACACGCCAATGGAACTTGATTACTACCGCCACGGTGGGATTTTGCAGTATGTGTTGAGGAGTTTGTTGAAAGAAGACTGATATTATGAAACAATCAGTGTATATTGAAACCAGTGTAATAAGCTATTTGACTGCAAAACCCAGTAGAGATATTATCGTGGTTGCTCATCAACAGATAACGACCGAATGGTGGTCAGAACGAAAGAATAATTATCGGTTGTTTGTTTCCGAAATCGTTTTCCAGGAAGCAAGCAAAGGCGATGTCGAAGCAGCAAGTAAAAGAATGGAAACAATTAAATCGCTTGAGATGCTTTCATTAACTGAGAACGCGCGCGAACTAACGCGTATTATTATCAACAAAGGAATAGTCCCCATTGAGCATGTAGAAGATGCATTGCATATCGCAATTGCAAGTGTGCATGAGATGGATTATCTTTTAACATGGAATTGCAAACACATTGCAAATGCTGAAATTCAAAAAGATTTGAAAAAACTTGTACACGAATCCGGATATACGTTGCCGGTCCTCTGTACTCCAGAAGAATTATTAGGAAAATAATATGTGGTCGGACCCGATTGTAGAAGAAGTAAGAAAATACAGAGATGAACATGCTCGGAAATTCCATTATGATATTGACCGGATTTATGAAGACCTAAAAAGTTCTGAAGAGCAAAGACGGCAACAGAATAGTGTTCGAGAGGAAAAAGTAAAATATTCATACGCAAAAGAAAAGTAATTCAG
This window harbors:
- a CDS encoding type II toxin-antitoxin system VapC family toxin, yielding MKQSVYIETSVISYLTAKPSRDIIVVAHQQITTEWWSERKNNYRLFVSEIVFQEASKGDVEAASKRMETIKSLEMLSLTENARELTRIIINKGIVPIEHVEDALHIAIASVHEMDYLLTWNCKHIANAEIQKDLKKLVHESGYTLPVLCTPEELLGK